One segment of Rhizobium leguminosarum DNA contains the following:
- a CDS encoding LLM class flavin-dependent oxidoreductase — MKTMQIYAFDMNCVGHINHGLWMHPRDRSVHYTDLDYWTEFAKTAERGKLDGIFLADIVGVYDVYRGSPAPVIETGAQIPVNDPLIPISAMAYVTKHLGFGVTVNTTYEPPFLLARRMSTLDHLTKGRIGWNIVTGYLDSAARSMGFDKLPEHDARYDAAEEYLEILYKLWEGSWDDDAVVRDKVGGVYADPSKVRSVRHDGKYYRMEGIHLSEPSPQRTPLLFQAGASARGQDFAARHAECVFIAGPNPKAARPTVDALRAKAEEFGRGADALKILSLITVVVGRTEKEAQDKLEDYRRHASVETSLAHYSASTGVDFSKYGLDDVIDQSSTNANQSALAAITKQAPKPVTLRDIIDQMILGSRMKPVVGSPEQIADHLTTWIEEGGIDGFNLARTVAPESLRDFVDLVVPVLQERGIFKADYAVGPLRQKLFGGGNGRLPAAHPAAQFRR, encoded by the coding sequence ATGAAGACCATGCAGATCTATGCCTTTGACATGAACTGCGTCGGGCATATCAACCACGGCCTGTGGATGCATCCGCGCGACCGCTCAGTGCATTATACCGATCTCGACTACTGGACAGAGTTTGCCAAGACCGCCGAACGTGGCAAGCTGGACGGCATCTTCTTGGCCGACATCGTCGGTGTCTACGACGTCTACAGGGGCAGCCCGGCACCGGTGATCGAGACGGGCGCGCAGATCCCGGTCAATGATCCGCTGATCCCGATTTCGGCGATGGCCTATGTCACCAAACATCTGGGTTTCGGCGTGACCGTCAACACCACCTACGAGCCGCCCTTCCTGCTGGCGCGGCGCATGTCGACGCTCGACCATCTGACCAAGGGACGGATCGGATGGAACATCGTCACCGGCTATCTCGACAGCGCCGCCCGCAGCATGGGTTTCGACAAGCTGCCGGAACATGATGCGCGTTACGACGCAGCCGAAGAATATCTCGAAATTCTCTATAAGCTCTGGGAAGGCAGCTGGGACGACGATGCGGTGGTGCGCGACAAGGTAGGCGGTGTCTATGCCGACCCCTCCAAAGTGCGCTCTGTCCGTCACGACGGCAAATATTACCGGATGGAAGGCATCCATCTCTCAGAACCCTCGCCGCAGCGCACGCCCCTGCTCTTCCAGGCCGGCGCCTCGGCCCGCGGGCAGGATTTCGCCGCCCGCCACGCCGAATGCGTCTTCATTGCCGGGCCAAATCCCAAGGCGGCCAGGCCGACCGTCGATGCGCTGCGGGCGAAGGCGGAGGAATTCGGCCGCGGCGCCGACGCATTGAAGATCCTGAGCCTGATCACTGTTGTCGTCGGGCGGACGGAGAAGGAAGCCCAGGACAAGCTGGAGGACTATCGCCGCCATGCGAGTGTCGAGACCTCGCTTGCGCATTATTCCGCTTCGACAGGCGTCGATTTTTCGAAGTATGGATTGGACGACGTCATCGACCAGAGCTCGACCAACGCCAATCAATCCGCACTTGCGGCCATTACGAAACAGGCGCCAAAGCCGGTAACGCTGCGTGACATCATCGACCAGATGATACTCGGCAGCCGGATGAAACCGGTGGTCGGCTCGCCGGAACAGATCGCCGATCATCTCACGACATGGATCGAAGAGGGTGGCATCGACGGCTTCAACCTGGCGCGGACAGTGGCGCCGGAAAGCCTGCGCGATTTCGTCGACCTCGTCGTTCCGGTGTTGCAGGAGCGCGGTATCTTCAAGGCGGACTATGCTGTAGGACCCTTGCGGCAGAAGCTTTTCGGCGGCGGGAACGGCAGGTTGCCCGCCGCTCACCCCGCTGCCCAGTTCCGGCGCTGA
- a CDS encoding methionine ABC transporter permease, which produces MTPIMLELLIRSLWETVLMTLASGLISLVAGLPLGLALVATARGGIAENLWINRLLGAVINGFRSVPFIILLVALIPLTRLIVGTALGTWAAIVPLAIAATPYYARIAEVSLREVNRGLIDAVRAMGGNRWTIIREVLVPEALPGIVAGFTVTLVTLIGASAMAGAIGAGGLGDLAIRYGYQRFETSVMIAVVAVLIVLVCGIQWLGDRLVARLDHR; this is translated from the coding sequence ATGACACCGATCATGCTTGAACTGCTTATTCGCTCTCTTTGGGAGACGGTCCTGATGACCCTCGCCTCGGGATTGATCTCGCTCGTCGCCGGCCTGCCGCTCGGTCTTGCCCTGGTGGCCACGGCGCGCGGCGGCATCGCCGAAAACCTCTGGATCAATCGCCTGCTCGGCGCAGTCATCAACGGCTTTCGCTCAGTGCCTTTCATCATCCTGCTGGTGGCGCTGATCCCGCTGACGCGGCTGATTGTCGGCACCGCGCTCGGCACCTGGGCGGCCATCGTGCCACTCGCCATCGCTGCAACGCCCTACTACGCCCGCATCGCCGAAGTATCGCTGCGCGAGGTCAACCGCGGGCTGATCGACGCCGTGCGCGCCATGGGCGGCAACCGCTGGACGATCATCCGCGAGGTGTTGGTGCCTGAAGCGCTGCCGGGCATCGTCGCCGGTTTCACCGTCACGCTGGTAACGCTGATCGGTGCCTCGGCCATGGCGGGCGCGATCGGCGCCGGCGGCCTCGGCGATCTCGCCATCCGCTACGGCTATCAGCGTTTCGAAACCAGTGTGATGATCGCGGTGGTGGCCGTCCTCATCGTGCTCGTCTGCGGCATCCAGTGGCTTGGCGACCGGCTGGTTGCCAGGCTGGACCACCGATAA